A region of the Pseudomonas asiatica genome:
TGAGTGCGCAAGCCATCCCCAGCATCACCCCCGCCGAGGCTGCGGCGTACTTCCACAAGACCGAGTGCTTCTGCTTCACCCAGCAGGTGCTGCAGCCCGGCGAACGCATCGAGATGCCGGTGCGCTTCATCGTCGACCGCGACCTGCCGGCCAGCGTGAAGCACCTGACACTGGCCTACACCTTGTTCGACATCACCGCTCGCCACCCGCCGGTCGCGCATGTCGCGGCCCAGGACGTCCAGGGCGCCCGTTAAGGGAAGGAGAACAGCAATGGCAAGTCATGAGCACTACTACGTTCCGGCGCAGAGCAAGTGGCCGATCATCGCCACCATCGGCATGTTCATCACGGTGTTCGGCCTGGGTACCTGGTTCAACGACATGAAGGCCGGCCACCCCGAGTCGCACGGGCCGCTGATCTTCTTCATCGGCGCGTTGTTCCTGGCCTACATGCTGTTCGGCTGGTTCGGTTCGGTGGTGCGGGAGAGCCGCGCGGGGCTGTACAGCCCGCAACTGGACCGCTCGTTCCGCTGGGGCATGAGCTGGTTCATTTTCTCCGAGGTGATGTTCTTCCTGGCCTTCTTCGGTGCGCTGTTCTACGTGCGCGTGCTGGCCGGGCCGTGGCTGGGCGGTGAAGGGGCCAAGGGTGTTGCGCACATGTTGTGGCCGACCTTCGAATTCACCTGGCCGCTGCTGCACACGCCCGACCCGAAACTGTTCCCGCCGCCCAAGGAAGTGATCGACCCGTGGCACCTGCCGCTGATCAACACCATCTTGCTGGTCAGCTCCAGCGTGACCATCACCATCGCCCACCATGCCCTGCGTCGCGGCCACCGTGGCCCGCTGAAATTCTGGATGGCGCTGACCATCGTCCTGGGCGCCAGCTTCATCGCGTTGCAGGCCTACGAGTACCACGAGGCCTATACCAAGCTGGGGCTGACGCTGGGGTCGGGTATCTACGGCGCGACGTTCTTCATGCTCACCGGCTTCCACGGCGCGCACGTGACCTTGGGCACGATCATCCTGATCGTGATGTTCGTGCGCATCTTGCGCGGGCATTTCAACCCGGAGAAACACTTTGGTTTCGAGGCGGCCAGTTGGTACTGGCACTTCGTCGATGTGGTGTGGGTGGGATTGTTCATCTTTGTCTATGTGCTGTGAATAGAGAACCCTGTGGGAGCGGGCGCGCCCGCGAATGCGTCGGTACATTCAACATCGCATTCGCGGGCATGCCCGCTCCCACAGGGTCAGGTGAAAACTTCAGAAAGGGGCATGAGAAACGAGCTGACCGCTGATGAAGCCCCAGGCGACAAGGCCGATGGTGAGGGCCGCCAGGGTCACTCGCACGGTCAGCGCTTTCAGTAAACGGGTCGAGTTTTCATCGTCCTTGACCAGAAACACCAGGCCGCTGAACAGGCTGGCAATCGTGGCCAACAGCATCAGGACAATCGCGGCCTTGAGCATGGCGATACTCCGGGGGGATGCGGTGATGTGGATAAGTATAGCGATCGGCCCGACGAGGCTCCGATGAGGCCGTTTCGTCCGGGCTGGGTACCAACCCTGGTGGTGCTTGCGCTGCTGCCGGGGCTGATCGCGCTTGGCTGCTGGCAACTCGGCCGTGCCGAGGAAAAGCGCGTGCTGCTGGCCGCCTATGCCGAGCGGCGGGTCGAAGCGCCCGTGGCCACGGGCCAGCTGACAGCGAACCAGGACAATGCCTTCCGCCGCGTGCATCTCTATGGCCGCTTCGACGCCGAGCACAGCCTGCTGCTGGACAACCGCATGCGTGATGGCCAGGCCGGTGTCGAGCTGCTGCAACCCTTCCATGATCAGCCCAGCGGCGTGTGGCTGCTGGTCAACCGCGGCTGGCTGCCCTGGCCCGACCGCCGCGTGCCGGTGCATTTCGATACCCCTGCCCAGGCGTTGGCGCTGGACGCTTCGGTGTATGTCGCGCCTGGCAGCACGTTCCAGCTGCACCCCGACCCTGCAGGCGGCCAATGGCCGCACCTGCTGACTGCCGTGGATGCCGCGCAGCTATGGCAACAGCTCGATCGCGAAGGCTTCGCCCATGAGCTGCGCCTGGAACCCGGCCCGGCGACCTATCGCCTGGACTGGCCGGTCGTTGCCATGGGCCCGGAAAAACACCTGGGTTACGCCGTGCAATGGTTTGCCCTGGCAACCACTTTGGTACTGCTCTACCTCTACTTCGGCTGGCACCACAACAAGGAGAAACGCCATGGCCACCGCCACTCCACTGGAAGTGCCTGAACGTAGCAAACCCAGAGCCCGCGGGCGTTTGCAGCTGCTGCTGATTCTGCTGGTGGTGCTCGGGCCGATGGTTCTGGCCACCAGCATGTACAAGCTCAAGTTCTGGGTGCCGGACGGCCGCAGCTACCACGGCGTGATGATCGGCAACGGTGAGAGCCTTTCCGATCTCGGCGTGGCGGGCCAGGACGAGCGCTGGCAGCTGCTGGTGAGCGCACCCACAGCCTGTGCCGAGGATTGCCAGCGGCTGGTGTACCTGGCCCGGCAGATCCAGGTCGGCCTGGGCCGTGATGCCAGCCGTGCCAGCCATGCCCTGACGGCCGCCCAGCCGGCAAGTGCCGACTTCCAGGCGTTGCTCGGCCGCGAATACCCACAGTTGCAGCGTTACCCGCTGGATGCGCAACGCTACCTGCAAAAGGTCGGCGAGGCCGGCCCGCAGCTGTGGATCGTCGACCCACACGGCAACCTGGTGCTGCGCTACGACGCCAAGGTCAACGGCAAGCATGTGCTGGACGACCTGCGCCACCTGCTCAAGCTGTCCAACATCGGCTAGGAGCCTGCCATGGCCAGACCCGGATTCCGCCTTGCTGTGTTCGCCACCTTGCTGGCACTGCTGGTCGTCCTGCTCGGTGCCTATACCCGCCTGACCCACGCCGGCCTCGGCTGCCCGGACTGGCCGGGTTGCTACGGCTTCATCAGCGTGCCCAAGAGCGAAGCGCAGCTGGCTCATGCCGAGCTGCATTTCCCCGAACACCCGGTGGAAGCCGCCAAGGGCTGGGCCGAGATGGTCCACCGCTATTTCGCCGGCACCCTGGCGATGGTGATCGCCCTGCTCGCCTTGCAGGCGCTGCGCCGGCATGCCCGCGATGGCCAGCCTTACCGCCTGCCCTTGCTGCTGCTGGGCGTGGTGCTGGCCCAGGCAGCCTTCGGCATGTGGACGGTTACCCTCAAGTTGTGGCCGCAGGTGGTCACCGCGCATCTACTCGGCGGCTTCACTACCCTGAGTTTGTTGTTCCTGTTGTCCCTGCGTCTGTCCCGGGCCTTTGCGCCCTTGCCAAAGCTGCCATTGAGCCTGCGCCGGATCGCTGCGCTGGCCTTGCTGGTGGTGATCGGCCAGATCGCCCTGGGCGGCTGGGTCAGTGCCAACTACGCGGCCGTCGCCTGCATCGACCTGCCCACCTGCCACGGCCAGTGGTGGCCGGCCGCGGACTTCAGCAACGGGTTCCACCTGACCCAGCACGTCGGGCCCAATTACCTGGGCGGGCAACTGGACAGTGATGCGCGCACGGCCATCCACATCAGCCACCGCCTGGGCGCATTGCTGGTGACCTGCGTGCTGCTGATGCTCAGCTGGAAGCTGCACCGCTGCGGCCTCCCTGGCCTGGCGCGGCTGGTGCTGCTGGCGCTGGTGGTGCAAGTCGGCCTGGGCATCAGCAATGTGCTGCTGCACCTGCCGCTGGCCGTGGCCGTGGCGCACAACGCTGGTGGGGCACTGTTGCTGCTGAGCATGGTGCTGGTGAACTACCGCATCCGCGTGGTCGACAAGGTTCGCGTGGGTGTCGGCCATGGCTGGCGCCTGCGGCCAGTGGCTGGCGTGGGCATCTCACACCACATGAGGAATGATTCGTGGCGACGCTTCTGAGCACACAGAGGGCCAGTTGGCGTGATTACCTGGAGCTGACCAAGCCCAAGGTGGTGGTGCTGATGCTGATCACCTCGCTGGCGGGCATGTTCCTTGCCACCCGTGCGGGTGTCAGCTGGAGCGTGCTGCTGTTCGGCAACCTGGGCATTGGCTTTTGTGCAGGCGGCGCGGCGGTGGTCAACCATGTGGTGGACCGGCGCATCGACGCGCTGATGGCGCGTACCCACAAGCGGCCGCTGGCCCAGGGCCGGGTCGAGCCGCTGCCGGCGCTGCTGTTCGCCCTGGCGCTGGCGCTACTGGGCATGGCCCTGCTGCTGGTGTTCACCAACGCCCTCACTGCCTGGCTGACACTGGCTTCCCTGCTCGGCTATGCGGTGCTCTACACCGGTTTTCTCAAGCGCGCCACGCCGCAGAACATTGTCATCGGCGGCTTGGCTGGCGCCGCCCCGCCGTTGCTGGGCTGGGTGGCGGTCAGCGGCCATGTCAGCGCCGAGCCCCTGTTGCTGGTGCTGATCATCTTCGCCTGGACCCCACCACATTTCTGGGCCTTGGCCATCCACCGCAAGGAGGAATACGCCAAGGCCGATATCCCGATGCTGCCGGTGACCCACGGCGAGCGCTACACCAAGCTGCATATCCTGCTGTACACCCTGGTATTGCTGGCGGTAAGCCTGCTGCCGTACGCCATCCACATGAGCGGCCCGCTGTACCTGGCCTGCGCCCTGGTGCTGGGCCTGCGCTTCCTGCAATGGGCCTGGGTGTTGTACCGTGGCAGCCGGCCGCACGCAGCGATCGGCACCTTCAAGTACTCTATCGGCTACCTGTTCGCGCTGTT
Encoded here:
- a CDS encoding cytochrome c oxidase subunit 3; its protein translation is MASHEHYYVPAQSKWPIIATIGMFITVFGLGTWFNDMKAGHPESHGPLIFFIGALFLAYMLFGWFGSVVRESRAGLYSPQLDRSFRWGMSWFIFSEVMFFLAFFGALFYVRVLAGPWLGGEGAKGVAHMLWPTFEFTWPLLHTPDPKLFPPPKEVIDPWHLPLINTILLVSSSVTITIAHHALRRGHRGPLKFWMALTIVLGASFIALQAYEYHEAYTKLGLTLGSGIYGATFFMLTGFHGAHVTLGTIILIVMFVRILRGHFNPEKHFGFEAASWYWHFVDVVWVGLFIFVYVL
- a CDS encoding twin transmembrane helix small protein, with translation MLKAAIVLMLLATIASLFSGLVFLVKDDENSTRLLKALTVRVTLAALTIGLVAWGFISGQLVSHAPF
- a CDS encoding SURF1 family protein codes for the protein MRPFRPGWVPTLVVLALLPGLIALGCWQLGRAEEKRVLLAAYAERRVEAPVATGQLTANQDNAFRRVHLYGRFDAEHSLLLDNRMRDGQAGVELLQPFHDQPSGVWLLVNRGWLPWPDRRVPVHFDTPAQALALDASVYVAPGSTFQLHPDPAGGQWPHLLTAVDAAQLWQQLDREGFAHELRLEPGPATYRLDWPVVAMGPEKHLGYAVQWFALATTLVLLYLYFGWHHNKEKRHGHRHSTGSA
- a CDS encoding COX15/CtaA family protein, producing MARPGFRLAVFATLLALLVVLLGAYTRLTHAGLGCPDWPGCYGFISVPKSEAQLAHAELHFPEHPVEAAKGWAEMVHRYFAGTLAMVIALLALQALRRHARDGQPYRLPLLLLGVVLAQAAFGMWTVTLKLWPQVVTAHLLGGFTTLSLLFLLSLRLSRAFAPLPKLPLSLRRIAALALLVVIGQIALGGWVSANYAAVACIDLPTCHGQWWPAADFSNGFHLTQHVGPNYLGGQLDSDARTAIHISHRLGALLVTCVLLMLSWKLHRCGLPGLARLVLLALVVQVGLGISNVLLHLPLAVAVAHNAGGALLLLSMVLVNYRIRVVDKVRVGVGHGWRLRPVAGVGISHHMRNDSWRRF
- the cyoE gene encoding heme o synthase, with protein sequence MATLLSTQRASWRDYLELTKPKVVVLMLITSLAGMFLATRAGVSWSVLLFGNLGIGFCAGGAAVVNHVVDRRIDALMARTHKRPLAQGRVEPLPALLFALALALLGMALLLVFTNALTAWLTLASLLGYAVLYTGFLKRATPQNIVIGGLAGAAPPLLGWVAVSGHVSAEPLLLVLIIFAWTPPHFWALAIHRKEEYAKADIPMLPVTHGERYTKLHILLYTLVLLAVSLLPYAIHMSGPLYLACALVLGLRFLQWAWVLYRGSRPHAAIGTFKYSIGYLFALFIALLLDHYLLLNL